Proteins from a single region of Haloplanus sp. GDY1:
- a CDS encoding glutamate--tRNA ligase, giving the protein MDSELRDRVERAARTHALLNAVKYDSDADVGAVMGPLMGENPDFRDHADEIPGVVGSVVAEVNDLSPAERRAELEELAPEELAAIESEDEGEDHPLPDLPNVDDGVVMRAAPNPNGPWHLGHARMPAVIGTYKERYDGRFVCRFDDTDPETKRPDLDAYDAILDAIEYLGFEPDEVLRASDRLETYYDHARELIDRGGAYTCSCPQGEFSDLKNAGEACPHREKEAEQTKREFEAMVDGNYSAGEMTLRVRTDITHKNPALRDWVAFRMIDRPHPRPEAAEYRCWPMLDFQSGVDDHLTGVTHIIRGIDLQDSAKRQRFVYDYFDWEYPEVVHWGHVQVDEYDVTLSTSTIKELIDAGELDGWDDPRAPTLASLRRRGIRGQAIVDAMIELGTSTSNVELSMSAVYANNRDLIDDDANRYFFVRDGVEVTVEGGPDAGHPPVHPEHEERGRRDVPMSGAVLVEPADLPAPGDRVWLKGYGCVRRVDDRFEYVGDDIAAVREEDVPVVHWAPAEEGVPLRLRTMDGDVTGVAEPAIADAAVDDVVQFERVGFARVDDHADDGTVAYFAHE; this is encoded by the coding sequence ATGGACTCCGAACTTCGCGACCGCGTCGAACGAGCCGCGCGGACGCACGCGCTCCTCAACGCGGTGAAGTACGACAGCGACGCCGACGTGGGTGCGGTCATGGGGCCGCTGATGGGCGAGAACCCCGACTTCCGCGACCACGCCGACGAGATTCCGGGCGTCGTCGGGAGCGTCGTCGCCGAGGTGAACGACCTCTCGCCCGCGGAGCGGCGGGCGGAACTCGAGGAACTCGCACCCGAGGAACTGGCCGCAATCGAGAGCGAGGACGAAGGCGAGGACCACCCCCTCCCCGACCTGCCGAACGTCGACGACGGCGTGGTCATGCGCGCCGCGCCGAACCCCAACGGCCCGTGGCACCTCGGCCACGCCCGGATGCCCGCCGTCATCGGGACGTACAAGGAGCGCTACGACGGCCGATTCGTCTGCCGGTTCGACGACACCGATCCCGAGACCAAGCGCCCCGACCTCGACGCCTACGACGCCATCCTCGACGCCATCGAGTACCTCGGCTTCGAACCCGACGAGGTGTTGCGGGCCAGCGACCGCCTGGAGACCTACTACGACCACGCCCGCGAACTGATCGACCGGGGCGGCGCGTACACCTGCTCCTGCCCGCAGGGGGAGTTCTCCGACCTGAAGAACGCTGGCGAGGCCTGCCCGCACCGGGAGAAAGAGGCCGAGCAGACGAAACGAGAGTTCGAGGCGATGGTCGACGGGAACTACTCGGCGGGCGAGATGACCCTCCGGGTCCGCACCGACATCACCCACAAGAACCCCGCGTTGCGCGACTGGGTGGCCTTCCGGATGATCGACCGCCCGCATCCCCGGCCCGAGGCGGCCGAGTACCGCTGCTGGCCCATGCTCGATTTCCAGTCCGGCGTCGACGACCACCTCACCGGCGTCACGCACATCATCCGCGGCATCGACCTGCAGGACTCCGCGAAGCGCCAGCGGTTCGTCTACGACTACTTCGACTGGGAGTACCCCGAAGTGGTCCACTGGGGGCACGTCCAGGTCGACGAGTACGACGTGACCCTCTCCACCTCGACGATCAAGGAACTGATCGACGCGGGGGAACTCGACGGCTGGGACGACCCCCGGGCGCCCACCCTCGCCAGCCTCCGGCGTCGGGGGATCCGCGGCCAGGCCATCGTCGACGCGATGATCGAACTCGGCACCTCGACGAGCAACGTCGAACTGTCGATGAGCGCCGTCTACGCGAACAACCGCGACCTGATCGACGACGACGCGAACCGCTATTTCTTCGTCCGGGACGGGGTCGAGGTGACCGTCGAGGGCGGCCCGGACGCCGGCCACCCGCCGGTCCACCCCGAACACGAGGAGCGGGGGCGCCGGGACGTGCCGATGTCGGGCGCCGTGCTCGTCGAACCCGCGGATCTCCCGGCTCCGGGCGACCGCGTCTGGCTGAAGGGCTACGGCTGCGTCCGCCGCGTCGACGACCGGTTCGAGTACGTCGGCGACGACATCGCCGCCGTCCGCGAGGAGGACGTGCCGGTGGTCCACTGGGCGCCCGCCGAAGAGGGCGTCCCCCTGCGCCTGCGGACGATGGACGGCGACGTGACGGGGGTCGCCGAACCCGCCATCGCGGACGCCGCCGTCGACGACGTCGTGCAGTTCGAGCGTGTGGGCTTCGCCCGCGTCGACGACCACGCCGACGACGGGACGGTCGCGTACTTCGCCCACGAGTAA
- a CDS encoding aspartate aminotransferase family protein: MAHPPAQARADAIPHWYGDDDVLTLVDGDGVTVYDDEGDAYLDFISQLYCVNAGHGEDRIVDAITEQASKLSYVASSKGNDARSALAARIADVAPGDLGDVYFSVSGSEANESAVQFAREFTGGRKVLTRYRSYHGATYGAASLTGDPETRNAMGRQAETTGAAKFLPPLTHHSPFDGDTPEEVARQAADHLEYVIHNEGPDSVAAVLMEPVGGTSGAYPAPADYWQRVRDVCDEYGVLLIADEVITGFGRCGEWFGIETEDVVPDLLTFAKGATSAYVPLAGVITSPELSAHLHDSGIDVGQTFAGHPLACAAGVAAMDVYADGLIENARARSAHLESRLRDLDAHDAVGDVRGRGLLWAVEFTDPETGDPFHHPWIESGDNPVDDVIDEAERRGVLVGGGRPRTQVVVAPPLPVTDAEIDTAVDALDEAIAAVF, encoded by the coding sequence ATGGCACACCCACCCGCGCAGGCCCGTGCGGACGCGATCCCGCACTGGTACGGCGACGACGACGTACTGACGCTCGTCGACGGCGACGGCGTCACCGTCTACGACGACGAGGGCGACGCGTATCTCGACTTCATCTCACAGCTCTACTGTGTCAACGCGGGCCACGGCGAGGACCGGATCGTCGACGCCATCACGGAACAGGCGTCGAAGCTCTCCTACGTCGCCTCGTCGAAGGGAAACGACGCGCGGTCGGCGCTCGCCGCCCGGATCGCCGACGTCGCGCCCGGCGACCTCGGCGACGTCTACTTCTCGGTCTCCGGGAGCGAGGCCAACGAGTCCGCCGTCCAGTTCGCGCGGGAGTTCACCGGCGGGCGGAAGGTGCTCACGCGCTACCGGTCGTACCACGGCGCGACCTACGGCGCGGCCTCGCTGACGGGCGATCCGGAGACGCGGAACGCGATGGGGCGGCAGGCCGAGACGACCGGCGCGGCGAAGTTCCTGCCGCCGCTGACTCACCACTCGCCGTTCGACGGTGACACGCCCGAGGAGGTCGCCCGACAGGCCGCCGATCACCTGGAGTACGTGATCCACAACGAGGGGCCGGACTCCGTGGCGGCGGTCCTGATGGAACCCGTCGGCGGGACCAGCGGCGCGTATCCGGCACCGGCGGACTACTGGCAGCGCGTGCGCGACGTGTGTGACGAGTACGGCGTCCTCCTGATCGCGGACGAGGTGATCACCGGCTTCGGCCGGTGTGGCGAGTGGTTCGGCATCGAGACCGAGGACGTGGTGCCGGATCTCCTCACCTTCGCCAAGGGGGCGACGAGCGCGTACGTCCCGCTCGCGGGCGTGATCACGAGCCCCGAACTCTCCGCTCACCTCCACGATTCGGGGATCGACGTGGGCCAGACCTTCGCCGGCCACCCGCTCGCGTGTGCCGCGGGCGTGGCGGCCATGGACGTCTACGCGGACGGCCTGATCGAGAACGCGCGGGCCCGGAGCGCCCACCTCGAATCGCGCCTGCGGGACCTCGACGCCCACGACGCCGTCGGCGACGTGCGCGGCCGCGGCCTGCTGTGGGCCGTCGAGTTCACCGATCCCGAGACGGGCGATCCCTTCCATCACCCATGGATCGAGTCGGGGGACAACCCCGTCGACGACGTGATCGACGAGGCCGAACGGCGGGGCGTCCTCGTCGGTGGCGGCCGGCCGCGCACCCAGGTCGTCGTCGCGCCGCCGCTCCCGGTGACCGACGCGGAGATCGACACGGCGGTCGACGCACTCGACGAGGCCATCGCGGCGGTCTTCTAG